CTATTGGGTATGGCTTTTCAGGGTGAGAGGAGAGGCCTCTCAGCTCAGCCTGACTGCTTCCCCCACCCTTCCAGGTCCTGAGCCTTTGCCTCCCAACAGTCTGCAGTATCTGGTGCTTTTGTCTCATGCCCACAGCCGAGAGTGCAGCCTGGTGCCTGGGCTTCGGGGGCCCGGGGGCCAAGATGGTGGGCTTGTGTGGGAGTGCTCAGCAGGCCATACCTTCTCCTGGGGACCCTCTTTGAGCCCTACACCTACAGAGGCACCCAAGCCAGCCCCCCTTCCACATACTGCCAGGAGAAGTTGGTGCCCAAAGGCCAGGAGTGAACAGGAGCCTACAGGTAGGCTGGGGAAAAGAAGGGTtgtggaaaaaagggagaaaaagatttCCTATTTTCTGTAGCTCAGAGCCGTGCTCTCTAAAAATGATCCTTTCTCAATGGAAAAACTCTATGCTGACAAGAAAATATATCCTCAAATATATTGTTAggtgtaaaaaacaaaacacaaaataggGTGTATGATATGCTATCAttggtggaaaataaaaataagagggaaaagaatatgtatttgtatgtagTTGTGAATGTATCTAAAAGATCTCTGAAAGGGCACATAGGAAACCAGGTTGCCTGTGGGAAGAACTCGGTGATAGAAGGACAGTGTTAGAAAGGAGACTTTTcactttatacttttatttttttgaaccaTGTGACTGTATCATCTCTGAACTAAAAAACCCTCTTCCACTCCAGTAGCctttgcccccctcctcccctcctttttaAGAGTCTCCCATCACTTCAGACATTAGAACGCTCCCTGTCCtcatcccttgagcccagagttcCTTCCCCTTTGACCCTGCCTGTGCCAACAGGTTTGGAATCTGAGCATGATGAGAGGACTCCAGAGGCCAGGTTGCCCAGGTGAGGATGCAGGTAGGAGGGACAGGGTGGACCTGTATGGATAGTGGGGGTGAGGGAGTAGGACCTCAGGCTTGCCTTCTTTGGGCCTGCAGGGGGGTGGGACCCCCACCAGAGACCTTCCCATCTCCAGGAGAGGAAGaaggtgaggaagaagaggatgaagaggagaTGCTCAGTGATGCCAGCTTATGGACCTACAGCTCCTCTCCAGATGAGCAAGTTGGGGTTGAGGGAGGGTGCTGAGCAgagccagagagggaggaggtggctaGCCTGGCAGTTCAGGGCTTTGCAGACTGGAGGGATGGGTTTGTTGGTGGGGAAGGCAGGGTTGGTTTGGAGGAAGGTGGAAAGAACTGCAGGCTTTGAACTGAGGGGTAACAGGGGTGAGATCAGACTGGAGGAGACTGAAGGCTAAAAGCAGGTGTGAGTGCAGAGCATGGGTGGGGGTTGGGTTGTTCCAAGTTTGGGATCTTTTCAGGTTAGCAGCTAGGGTTcagctgggggctggctgggTTCCCAAAGAGATAATGCCCTCCtcctctttgttttcctttcagcaGTGAACCAGATGCTCCTAGACCACCCCCTTCCCCTGTCACCCACACACCTAAGGAAGGGGAGACACCACCAGTCCCTGAAGCTCTCTCCACTCCTCTTGCTGTGCCATCCTTGTCAGCATCCTCATTAGGTTCCAGGGCTCTTCTGCCTGTGGAAGTTGAGGGACAGCTGGAGCTCACTGGGACCTCTCGAGCAGCCCAGCAGACTGAGCTCTTGGCCAGGTAACTTGATGGCTGAGACAGAGAGGGCTGGAGTTCCCTGGGATGTGGCCCTCCCTCAAGGCCCTCTGCTCCTTTGCTGCCTCTTTGTAGCACTGGGAGTCAGGCCCAGTCTGTTCCAACTCCAGCCTGGGATGAGGACACTGCACAGATTGGCTCCAAGAGAATTAGGTAGGACTTGGGGACATGGGACTTCAGGGGTGGGGcaagaggagagaggcagaggagagtAGACCAAAGTCATTCTGCTCCTCTCCATTCTCCTCCCCAGGAAAGCTGCCAAAAGAGAGCTGATGCCTTGTGACTTCCCTGGCTGTGGAAGGATCTTTTCCAACCGGCAGTATTTGAATGTGAGGGGCACAGGGTGGGGCCTGTGTAGCTGCTAGGataggggagaggggctgaaggagaAGCTGAGGAAAAGGAGCCTAGTGATGGCGGGGGCTCAGAGCCAGGCAGAGGAGGGTTAGAGTGGACATGCAGAGCTTTCCTATAATAAATAACCATTAAACCAATAACGACTGGTAGTTGAGGCAGAGAACCAAGCCTCAGGTGCACAGAGCCACTGCCTGCTGCTGCTTGTTGCGTGGACCCTCCAAGGAGATGATAATGGCATTCATCAGGCTCCCATGGGATGCTAAAGACAATTCTAGGCACTTGACATGTATTAAGTCTCTTGATCCTCACAGTATCCCTATGGAGTAGGTGCTGATATTATTCCCACTTTGCAGATAGAGAAACttaggcacagaaaggttaagcatTGCCCAAGGCTCCTCAGCTAGTGTGTGGCAGTGCCAGGGTTCTGAACCTGGTGGCGTGGCTCCAGAGTCCACACTCAGGCCGCCTCACCATGCCAGCTTGAGTGGGTAGTCCAAGAGCAGGAAGGCCTGGGAGATGGTCCTGTCCCCAGCCTGACACATTTGAGGAGATGGTCCTGTCCCCAGCATGACACATTTGAGGCATGGAGCAGGAAGGGCCCAAGCCTTTCAGTGAGCTAGAGCCCTTGGCAGGGCAAGtcctgaggctggggagggccaCAGAACTGAGGAGGTGCAAGTGGACAGCATGGGGCAGCGCCGCCTGCAGAAAACCACAGAAAGGAATCAAGTCCTGGAGTGACAGACAGTGAAGCTCTGGGCTGAGAAGAGCATTTGGCAGGGGCAAATCGAACACActggaggagactgaggcagcccCCAGAGATTTAACTATGGAAAAATGGGATTATGAAAAAGGGGACAGCTCATGCAATTTAGTGAGCCAGCATAGCaaattaggttaaataaaaagaaatacttcttCTGCATTAGAGAATTAAGATTGAAGAACCTATTaccttaaaaaaaagtattttaagttgagaggctgtgtgtgtgtttttccaaagcagatttaaaagaaaatcatacatttatttatctatctatctatatatgtatgtatgtgtgtgtatatgtatgtgtatatatatgtgtgtgtgtatatgtatatacatatataaaaatgtattcctATAGTGAGTTATTAGTAAAAAGTAGATAGTCTGGGCGATAGTGTTGTATATTAATACTGACACTAAAGAGGATATTCACAATCACCCAGACTACTTTCCCCTCTCTGGCAGACAGTTAATCCATGGGTACGTGAACCAGGAGTGTCACCCAGAGGGGCACTTTGTACAGAAAACATTGTAGGACATTGCAGGGTGAGGGTGTGACAGGGAGGTGAGATAATAGCGGTCCAGAGCAGAAAAGGGTGAGGGCAGAGTTCACTAGTCAGGACAGGATAGATGTGGTGTTCCTGGTATAGGTGAGGACCTGGGCCAGGATGACATGAATGGGCCATGAGAGGGGAAACTGCTGGGGCCCAGGGAACAGACGGGGGCAGAGGAGCCTGCCTGCCGGGTCAGCTTAGTCACTGTCCCTGGGGAAGGCAGCTATCCTTTTGTCTCTTCTGTCCCTGACATCCATTTCTTCCCCTAGCACCACAAGAAGTACCAGCACATCCACCAGAAGTCCTTCTCTTGCCCAGAGCTGGGCTGCGGGAAATctttcaactttaagaaacactTGAAGGAGCACATGAAGCTGCACAGTGGTGAGTGGTAGAATTCCACCTTCCTCCGTGGGTACACCTCCTCCTCCATGGATTTCTTCACGTTTTCCTCTGCGGGGCTCTTCACCTCTTCCTCCCTGGGGCCCTTCACTCTCCCCTGTGTGGGTCCTGCCACCTCTCGCTCTGTGGGTTCCATTACCTCAGTCTTTGGGGCCTTTCACCTCCCTCTGAGGGATGACTCTCACTCACTCATCCTGTATTCCCTGTGTTTTGAGCACCTACTTGCTTGAGACTGTTCTAGATGCTCGgtgcagcagtgaacaaagcaggCAGCCTAACCCTTGTGAGATGTCCACTCTAGTGATATAGGGCTAGGAAGAGATGTGAAATCGGGAAAGGAAGAGAGTGTGAGGGAGGAGTTGCTGTTGTAGAAAGAGAAGATGGTTTGAGCAAAGACCTAAGTGAAGTGAGGAATGGAGACCTGTACCCTATAGTTTGCGGGCAGCACGTGTGGGAAAGCCCTGAGGTGGCGTCTGCATAGCATGTTCCAGGAACAGGGAGGAGGCCAGGaggtgagaaaggaaggaagagaggtcACATAGGTGGTAGGGACCTCTGAGACCACTCCCAGGATGGCTTGGCTCCTGCTTCAAGGGAGATGGGCATCATCATAGGGTCTTGAGCAGCAGAGGGACATGGTTgacttgaaaaaaatcactgtggcTGCTGTGTAAAGAATAGGGGGACTGCAGGTGGACAGAACCAGGGGCTCAACTGTGAGGAGACTACAGAGATGTGCATGCAGACAGTGATGGCAGCCTGGATTTGCTAGTAGCAGTCAAGTCAGTGAGAAGTAGCTGGAGGCTTACATGTGTGCAGTTAGAGCCAGGAAGATGGAATCTGGCCACTCATGGTGTGGCTGACAGGGAGGAGTCAGGGGTGACTTGGAggattctagcctgagcaactgGGCAGAAGATGTGATTTCCTGAAAATAAGGGGGAAGTGGACTTGGGGAGAGGGAAACTTGATTTGAAATATGCTAATTAGAAATCCCAGGAGATTTGAATCTGGAATCACGGCAGGGGAATTGTTGGGCAaaaatgtaaatgtgtgtgtCATGAGCATACGGGTGTTACTTGGAGCCATGGGGCTGGAGTGTCCCTACACAGAAGGAGTGAGGGTAGGTAGAGAAGAGGTCTGCGTGCAGCACACCCACCATTGCAGGGCAGCCCAGGTGGGCGGTGAG
This window of the Microcebus murinus isolate Inina chromosome 13, M.murinus_Inina_mat1.0, whole genome shotgun sequence genome carries:
- the ZNF692 gene encoding zinc finger protein 692 isoform X1, coding for MASSPAADLSHRRREKRRQLDARRSKCRIRLGGHMEQWCLLKERLGFSLHSQLAKFLLDRYTSSGCILCAGPEPLPPNSLQYLVLLSHAHSRECSLVPGLRGPGGQDGGLVWECSAGHTFSWGPSLSPTPTEAPKPAPLPHTARRSWCPKARSEQEPTGLESEHDERTPEARLPRGVGPPPETFPSPGEEEGEEEEDEEEMLSDASLWTYSSSPDDSEPDAPRPPPSPVTHTPKEGETPPVPEALSTPLAVPSLSASSLGSRALLPVEVEGQLELTGTSRAAQQTELLASTGSQAQSVPTPAWDEDTAQIGSKRIRKAAKRELMPCDFPGCGRIFSNRQYLNHHKKYQHIHQKSFSCPELGCGKSFNFKKHLKEHMKLHSDTRDYICEFCARSFRTSSNLVIHRRIHTGEKPLQESEKSPYVPASTLRRKRSQLDNARTKDGTRADREGEETRQVKDHQQKLEKPQVTTLSFPKLASASCPIPPPRLCGMMWVFAQPPSEKRLSKSLSTGT
- the ZNF692 gene encoding zinc finger protein 692 isoform X4, whose amino-acid sequence is MRAAANAASAWAAIWSSGAFSRSGWASPCTHSWPSSCWTGPEPLPPNSLQYLVLLSHAHSRECSLVPGLRGPGGQDGGLVWECSAGHTFSWGPSLSPTPTEAPKPAPLPHTARRSWCPKARSEQEPTGLESEHDERTPEARLPRGVGPPPETFPSPGEEEGEEEEDEEEMLSDASLWTYSSSPDDSEPDAPRPPPSPVTHTPKEGETPPVPEALSTPLAVPSLSASSLGSRALLPVEVEGQLELTGTSRAAQQTELLASTGSQAQSVPTPAWDEDTAQIGSKRIRKAAKRELMPCDFPGCGRIFSNRQYLNHHKKYQHIHQKSFSCPELGCGKSFNFKKHLKEHMKLHSDTRDYICEFCARSFRTSSNLVIHRRIHTGEKPLQESEKSPYVPASTLRRKRSQLDNARTKDGTRADREGEETRQVKDHQQKLEKPQVTTLSFPKLASASCPIPPPRLCGMMWVFAQPPSEKRLSKSLSTGT
- the ZNF692 gene encoding zinc finger protein 692 isoform X5; protein product: MASSPAADLSHRRREKRRQLDARRSKCRIRLGGHMEQWCLLKERLGFSLHSQLAKFLLDRYTSSGCILCAGPEPLPPNSLQYLVLLSHAHSRECSLVPGLRGPGGQDGGLVWECSAGHTFSWGPSLSPTPTEAPKPAPLPHTARRSWCPKARSEQEPTGLESEHDERTPEARLPRRGRSSEPDAPRPPPSPVTHTPKEGETPPVPEALSTPLAVPSLSASSLGSRALLPVEVEGQLELTGTSRAAQQTELLASTGSQAQSVPTPAWDEDTAQIGSKRIRKAAKRELMPCDFPGCGRIFSNRQYLNHHKKYQHIHQKSFSCPELGCGKSFNFKKHLKEHMKLHSDTRDYICEFCARSFRTSSNLVIHRRIHTGEKPLQESEKSPYVPASTLRRKRSQLDNARTKDGTRADREGEETRQVKDHQQKLEKPQVTTLSFPKLASASCPIPPPRLCGMMWVFAQPPSEKRLSKSLSTGT
- the ZNF692 gene encoding zinc finger protein 692 isoform X7 — its product is MASSPAADLSHRRREKRRQLDARRSKCRIRLGGHMEQWCLLKERLGFSLHSQLAKFLLDRYTSSGCILCAGPEPLPPNSLQYLVLLSHAHSRECSLVPGLRGPGGQDGGLVWECSAGHTFSWGPSLSPTPTEAPKPAPLPHTARRSWCPKARSEQEPTGLESEHDERTPEARLPRGVGPPPETFPSPGEEEGEEEEDEEEMLSDASLWTYSSSPDDSEPDAPRPPPSPVTHTPKEGETPPVPEALSTPLAVPSLSASSLGSRALLPVEVEGQLELTGTSRAAQQTELLASTGSQAQSVPTPAWDEDTAQIGSKRIRKAAKRELMPCDFPGCGRIFSNRQYLNHHKKYQHIHQKSFSCPELGCGKSFNFKKHLKEHMKLHSDTRDYICEFCARSFRTSSNLVIHRRIHTGEKPLHPKDLSIWTGRETPL
- the ZNF692 gene encoding zinc finger protein 692 isoform X3 — protein: MASSPAADLSHRRREKRRQLDARRSKCRIRLGGHMEQWCLLKERLGFSLHSQLAKFLLDRRECSLVPGLRGPGGQDGGLVWECSAGHTFSWGPSLSPTPTEAPKPAPLPHTARRSWCPKARSEQEPTGLESEHDERTPEARLPRGVGPPPETFPSPGEEEGEEEEDEEEMLSDASLWTYSSSPDDSEPDAPRPPPSPVTHTPKEGETPPVPEALSTPLAVPSLSASSLGSRALLPVEVEGQLELTGTSRAAQQTELLASTGSQAQSVPTPAWDEDTAQIGSKRIRKAAKRELMPCDFPGCGRIFSNRQYLNHHKKYQHIHQKSFSCPELGCGKSFNFKKHLKEHMKLHSDTRDYICEFCARSFRTSSNLVIHRRIHTGEKPLQESEKSPYVPASTLRRKRSQLDNARTKDGTRADREGEETRQVKDHQQKLEKPQVTTLSFPKLASASCPIPPPRLCGMMWVFAQPPSEKRLSKSLSTGT
- the ZNF692 gene encoding zinc finger protein 692 isoform X6 translates to MPHPPGRPYGAVVPSQGAAGLLPALTAGQVPVGPIHFFRLHPLCSRECSLVPGLRGPGGQDGGLVWECSAGHTFSWGPSLSPTPTEAPKPAPLPHTARRSWCPKARSEQEPTGLESEHDERTPEARLPRGVGPPPETFPSPGEEEGEEEEDEEEMLSDASLWTYSSSPDDSEPDAPRPPPSPVTHTPKEGETPPVPEALSTPLAVPSLSASSLGSRALLPVEVEGQLELTGTSRAAQQTELLASTGSQAQSVPTPAWDEDTAQIGSKRIRKAAKRELMPCDFPGCGRIFSNRQYLNHHKKYQHIHQKSFSCPELGCGKSFNFKKHLKEHMKLHSDTRDYICEFCARSFRTSSNLVIHRRIHTGEKPLQESEKSPYVPASTLRRKRSQLDNARTKDGTRADREGEETRQVKDHQQKLEKPQVTTLSFPKLASASCPIPPPRLCGMMWVFAQPPSEKRLSKSLSTGT
- the ZNF692 gene encoding zinc finger protein 692 isoform X2, which translates into the protein MASSPAADLSHRRREKRRQLDARRSKCRIRLGGHMEQWCLLKERLGFSLHSQLAKFLLDRYTSSGCILCAGPEPLPPNSLQYLVLLSHAHSRECSLVPGLRGPGGQDGGLVWECSAGHTFSWGPSLSPTPTEAPKPAPLPHTARRSWCPKARSEQEPTGLESEHDERTPEARLPRGVGPPPETFPSPGEEEGEEEEDEEEMLSDASLWTYSSSPDDSEPDAPRPPPSPVTHTPKEGETPPVPEALSTPLAVPSLSASSLGSRALLPVEVEGQLELTGTSRAAQQTELLASTGSQAQSVPTPAWDEDTAQIGSKRIRKAAKRELMPCDFPGCGRIFSNRQYLNHHKKYQHIHQKSFSCPELGCGKSFNFKKHLKEHMKLHSDTRDYICEFCARSFRTSSNLVIHRRIHTGEKPLQCEICGFTCRQKASLNWHRRKHAETVAALRFPCEFCGKCFEKPDSVAAHRGKSHPALLPAQESPSGPLEPCPSICAPEPKGSRPSLSPQAATLLPQQ
- the ZNF692 gene encoding zinc finger protein 692 isoform X8, which codes for MASSPAADLSHRRREKRRQLDARRSKCRIRLGGHMEQWCLLKERLGFSLHSQLAKFLLDRYTSSGCILCAGPEPLPPNSLQYLVLLSHAHSRECSLVPGLRGPGGQDGGLVWECSAGHTFSWGPSLSPTPTEAPKPAPLPHTARRSWCPKARSEQEPTGLESEHDERTPEARLPRGVGPPPETFPSPGEEEGEEEEDEEEMLSDASLWTYSSSPDDSEPDAPRPPPSPVTHTPKEGETPPVPEALSTPLAVPSLSASSLGSRALLPVEVEGQLELTGTSRAAQQTELLASTGSQAQSVPTPAWDEDTAQIGSKRIRKAAKRELMPCDFPGCGRIFSNRQYLNHHKKYQHIHQKSFSCPELGCGKSFNFKKHLKEHMKLHSAETRSSTSKEVASSSFRSSLACLRSWWK